One Burkholderia pyrrocinia DNA segment encodes these proteins:
- a CDS encoding saccharopine dehydrogenase NADP-binding domain-containing protein yields MDDRKTVAVYGATGHTGRFVVAELARRGVGAIRIGRDAARLAEGGTSDAAPSRVAAIDAPAALDAALRGADAVINCAGPYLDTALPLADAALRAGIPYLDLTAEQPSVLALAEQVDARARAAGVTVVPAAAFYGGLADLLVTAAVDPRMPIDRVDIATGLDSWHPTRGTRVTGERNRAVRLVQKDGKPTPVPSTARERVWPFPAPIGSVGVTLLPFSEVMTLSRHLRIDTIESWLATLALRDVRDAATPPPEPTDALGRSAQQFAMDAIVVQGGTTHRVTASGRDIYAVSAPIIVEATTRLMAGKAVVSGGVRSLGELFDARDFLAALDTVAVSFGTTTDPVFTRRNENEQQ; encoded by the coding sequence ATGGACGATCGAAAGACGGTTGCTGTCTATGGCGCCACGGGTCACACCGGGCGGTTTGTCGTCGCCGAACTGGCCCGGCGCGGCGTTGGCGCGATCCGAATCGGCCGCGATGCCGCACGGCTCGCGGAAGGCGGCACAAGCGACGCTGCGCCTTCGCGCGTCGCGGCAATCGACGCTCCGGCCGCGCTCGACGCCGCGTTGCGCGGCGCGGATGCCGTGATCAACTGCGCGGGCCCGTACCTCGATACCGCGCTGCCGCTGGCCGATGCGGCGCTGCGGGCCGGCATCCCCTATCTCGACCTGACGGCCGAACAGCCGTCGGTGCTGGCGCTGGCCGAACAGGTCGATGCCCGTGCGCGCGCCGCGGGCGTGACCGTCGTTCCCGCCGCGGCGTTCTACGGCGGCCTGGCCGACTTGCTCGTCACGGCCGCGGTCGACCCGCGCATGCCGATCGACCGTGTCGATATCGCGACCGGCCTCGATAGCTGGCACCCGACGCGCGGCACGCGCGTGACGGGCGAACGCAACCGCGCGGTGCGGCTCGTCCAGAAGGACGGCAAGCCGACGCCGGTGCCGTCGACGGCGCGCGAACGCGTGTGGCCGTTCCCGGCGCCGATCGGCAGCGTCGGCGTGACGCTGCTGCCGTTTTCGGAAGTGATGACACTGTCGCGCCATCTGCGCATCGATACGATCGAATCGTGGCTCGCGACGCTCGCGCTGCGCGACGTGCGCGATGCCGCCACGCCGCCGCCCGAGCCGACCGACGCGCTGGGCCGCTCGGCGCAGCAGTTCGCGATGGACGCGATCGTCGTGCAGGGCGGCACGACGCACCGCGTCACGGCGTCGGGGCGCGACATCTACGCGGTCAGCGCGCCGATCATCGTCGAGGCGACCACGCGCCTGATGGCCGGCAAGGCCGTCGTTTCAGGCGGCGTGCGCAGCCTCGGCGAATTGTTCGATGCGCGCGATTTCCTTGCGGCGCTCGATACGGTGGCAGTATCGTTCGGCACGACAACCGATCCGGTTTTCACAAGGAGGAACGAGAATGAGCAGCAATGA
- a CDS encoding isocitrate lyase/PEP mutase family protein — MSSNEKGAYFRSLHRAGQPLALFNVWDAGSARTVAEAGAVALATGSWSVAAANGFVDGEQMPRALVMEVLARIARATDLPVTVDLESGYGERPEDVAETIALSIEAGAIGCNLEDSFPATGELRDVEAAATRLAAARQEADRAGADYFINARTDVFFKAPADTHDERLLDATLARARAYAAAGADGLFVPGLRSPALIRALTAASPLPVNVMRVAETPTLAELAEYGVARISHGPYPYLQAMKTLAAMVKQSG, encoded by the coding sequence ATGAGCAGCAATGAAAAAGGCGCGTATTTCCGGTCGCTTCACCGCGCGGGCCAGCCGCTGGCGCTGTTCAACGTGTGGGACGCCGGCAGCGCGCGCACGGTGGCCGAGGCCGGCGCGGTGGCGCTGGCGACCGGGAGCTGGTCGGTGGCAGCGGCGAACGGGTTCGTCGACGGCGAGCAGATGCCGCGCGCGCTCGTGATGGAAGTGCTTGCGCGGATCGCGCGTGCGACGGACCTGCCGGTCACCGTCGATCTCGAAAGCGGGTACGGCGAACGGCCCGAGGATGTCGCCGAGACGATCGCGCTCAGCATCGAGGCCGGTGCGATCGGCTGCAACCTGGAAGACAGCTTTCCGGCGACGGGAGAATTGCGTGACGTCGAAGCGGCGGCAACGCGTCTCGCGGCGGCACGGCAGGAGGCCGATCGCGCGGGCGCCGACTACTTCATCAATGCGCGTACCGACGTGTTCTTCAAGGCGCCTGCCGACACGCACGACGAACGCCTGCTCGACGCCACGCTGGCACGCGCACGCGCTTATGCGGCGGCCGGCGCCGACGGCCTCTTCGTGCCGGGCCTTCGGTCGCCTGCGCTCATTCGCGCACTGACGGCCGCGTCGCCGCTGCCCGTGAACGTGATGCGCGTCGCGGAAACGCCGACGCTCGCCGAACTCGCGGAATACGGCGTGGCCCGCATCAGCCACGGGCCGTATCCGTATCTGCAGGCGATGAAGACGCTTGCGGCGATGGTCAAGCAAAGCGGCTAG
- a CDS encoding LysR family transcriptional regulator, producing MQTDLGDLNAFMAVARASGFRDAARMTGLSASGLSEAVRRLEAQLGVRLLHRTTRSVVPTEAGERLLARLGPALTEVAAALDGIGEFRDRPAGTLKLNVPLSAARLVLPAIVPRFLDAYPDIRLEVIADESFVDVLAAGCDAGIRYDERLEQDMIAVPIGPRIQRFATAAAPGYLDRHGRPRHPRELLYHRCLRGRFASGAMPPWEFERDGEVVRVEPAAGPLLVQVGGASDLLVDAAIAGTGILHLFEDWLRPHFDSGALERVLEPWWRPFSGPFLYYPGHRLVPPALRAFVDFIKAS from the coding sequence ATGCAAACCGATCTGGGCGATCTGAATGCGTTCATGGCCGTGGCGCGCGCCAGCGGATTCCGCGACGCCGCACGCATGACGGGCCTCAGCGCGTCGGGGCTGAGCGAGGCCGTGCGCCGGCTGGAGGCGCAGCTTGGCGTGCGGCTGCTGCACCGCACGACGCGCAGCGTCGTGCCGACCGAAGCCGGCGAACGCCTGCTCGCGCGTCTCGGGCCCGCGCTCACCGAAGTGGCGGCGGCGCTCGACGGTATCGGCGAATTCAGGGACAGACCGGCCGGCACGCTGAAGCTCAACGTGCCGCTCAGCGCGGCCCGGCTCGTGCTGCCCGCGATCGTGCCGCGCTTCCTCGATGCTTACCCGGACATACGGCTGGAAGTGATCGCCGACGAAAGTTTCGTCGACGTGCTGGCGGCCGGATGCGACGCGGGCATCCGCTACGACGAACGGCTCGAACAGGACATGATCGCGGTGCCGATCGGCCCGCGCATTCAGCGGTTCGCGACCGCGGCCGCTCCCGGTTATCTCGATCGTCATGGCCGGCCGCGACATCCGCGCGAATTGCTCTACCATCGTTGCCTGCGCGGGCGCTTCGCGAGCGGGGCGATGCCGCCCTGGGAGTTCGAGCGCGACGGCGAGGTCGTGCGGGTCGAGCCGGCCGCCGGGCCGCTGCTGGTGCAGGTCGGCGGTGCGTCGGACCTGCTGGTCGACGCGGCGATCGCCGGCACGGGCATCCTGCATCTCTTCGAAGACTGGCTGCGCCCGCATTTCGACAGCGGCGCACTCGAACGCGTGCTCGAACCGTGGTGGCGGCCGTTTTCAGGACCCTTTCTCTATTACCCGGGGCATCGTCTCGTGCCGCCGGCACTGCGCGCGTTCGTCGATTTCATCAAGGCATCCTGA
- a CDS encoding aldo/keto reductase family oxidoreductase yields the protein MSDIRHTAAFRLGNRNVKRIGYGAMQLAGPGVFGPPKDRDAALNVLREAVASGVDHIDTSDFYGPHVTNRLIRDALHPYPDNLVIVTKIGARRGDDAAWLPAFAPDELERAVHDNLRNLGLDVLDVVNLRVMFDPHGPAEGSIEAPLSVLAELQQRGLVRHVGLSNVTPAQVAQGRRICDIVCVQNHYNIAHRSDDALIDALARDGIAYVPYFPLGGFSPLQSSALSGVAARVGATPMQVALAWLLRRAPNLLLIPGTSSVAHLRENLAAADLDLPDDALAELDRIAGAGAA from the coding sequence ATGTCCGACATTCGCCACACCGCCGCCTTCCGGCTCGGCAATCGCAACGTCAAACGCATCGGCTACGGCGCGATGCAACTCGCGGGGCCCGGCGTATTCGGCCCGCCGAAGGACCGCGACGCGGCCCTGAACGTGTTGCGCGAAGCCGTCGCGTCCGGCGTCGACCATATCGACACCAGCGACTTCTACGGCCCGCACGTCACCAACCGGCTGATCCGCGATGCGCTGCATCCGTATCCCGACAACCTCGTGATCGTCACCAAGATCGGCGCGCGACGCGGCGACGACGCAGCGTGGCTGCCCGCTTTCGCACCCGACGAACTCGAACGGGCCGTGCACGACAACCTGCGCAACCTCGGGCTCGATGTGCTCGACGTCGTCAACCTGCGCGTCATGTTCGACCCGCACGGGCCGGCCGAAGGATCGATCGAAGCACCGCTGAGCGTGCTCGCCGAACTGCAGCAGCGCGGGCTCGTCCGCCACGTCGGCCTGAGCAACGTCACGCCCGCGCAGGTCGCGCAAGGCCGGCGGATCTGCGACATCGTCTGCGTGCAGAACCATTACAACATCGCGCATCGCAGCGACGATGCGCTGATCGACGCGCTTGCCCGCGACGGCATCGCGTACGTGCCGTACTTTCCGCTCGGCGGCTTCTCGCCGCTGCAGTCGTCGGCGCTGTCCGGCGTGGCGGCCCGCGTCGGCGCGACGCCGATGCAGGTCGCGCTGGCGTGGCTGCTGCGCCGCGCGCCGAACCTCCTGCTGATTCCCGGCACGTCGTCGGTCGCGCACCTGCGCGAGAATCTCGCGGCGGCCGACCTCGATCTGCCGGACGATGCGCTCGCGGAACTCGACCGCATCGCAGGCGCCGGCGCCGCCTGA
- a CDS encoding MFS transporter, which translates to MNPGISSAASTAAPREPAWGAVFAMTLGVFGLVTAEFLPASLLTPMADSLGVTEGVAGQAVTATATVALVTSLLISALTRTIDRRRVLLAFSVLLVASNLAVAFAPNLTTLLIGRVVLGVALGGFWTMATATAMRLVPTAMVPRALSIIFSGVAVATIASAPMGSYFGHLIGWRNVFLIAAVLGGIAFVSQVMTLPSMPPSGTTRLRTLIDVLRRPTVGLGMFATILVFTGHFAFFTYLRPFLEQVAGVGVNGLSAILLGYGIANFVGTSLAGRVLEHRLRPMLIAMPALMVVLGIALVALGRAPILDAVLVALWGMAFGGVPVAWSTWVTRTVPDEAESAGGLIVAAIQLAIATGAAAGGVVFDANGAAGVFVGAAVVLAVAVATIVTGVPKRVGVAVS; encoded by the coding sequence ATGAATCCCGGAATTTCCTCTGCAGCCTCGACGGCGGCCCCCCGCGAACCGGCCTGGGGCGCGGTATTCGCGATGACGCTGGGCGTCTTCGGGCTCGTCACGGCCGAATTCCTGCCCGCGAGCCTGCTCACGCCGATGGCCGACAGCCTTGGCGTGACCGAAGGCGTGGCCGGGCAGGCCGTCACGGCCACCGCGACGGTCGCGCTCGTCACGAGCCTGCTGATCTCCGCGTTGACGCGCACGATCGACCGGCGGCGCGTGCTGCTCGCGTTCTCGGTGCTGCTCGTCGCATCGAACCTGGCGGTCGCGTTCGCGCCCAACCTGACGACGCTGCTGATCGGCCGCGTCGTGCTCGGCGTCGCGCTCGGCGGCTTCTGGACGATGGCGACGGCCACCGCGATGCGGCTCGTGCCGACGGCGATGGTGCCGCGCGCGCTGTCGATCATCTTCAGCGGCGTGGCGGTCGCGACGATCGCGTCCGCGCCGATGGGCAGCTATTTCGGCCACCTGATCGGCTGGCGCAACGTGTTCCTGATCGCGGCCGTGCTCGGCGGCATCGCGTTCGTGTCGCAGGTGATGACGCTGCCGTCGATGCCGCCGAGCGGCACGACGCGGCTACGCACGCTGATCGACGTGCTGCGCCGGCCGACCGTCGGCCTCGGGATGTTCGCGACGATCCTCGTGTTCACCGGGCATTTCGCGTTCTTTACGTATCTGCGGCCGTTCCTCGAACAGGTCGCGGGCGTTGGCGTGAACGGGCTGTCGGCGATCCTGCTCGGCTACGGCATTGCGAACTTCGTCGGCACGTCGCTCGCGGGCCGCGTGCTCGAACACCGGCTGCGGCCGATGCTGATCGCGATGCCCGCACTGATGGTCGTGCTCGGCATCGCGCTCGTCGCGCTCGGCCGCGCGCCGATACTCGACGCGGTGCTCGTCGCGTTGTGGGGGATGGCGTTCGGCGGCGTGCCCGTCGCGTGGTCGACGTGGGTCACGCGCACCGTGCCCGACGAGGCCGAGAGCGCGGGCGGGCTGATCGTCGCGGCGATCCAGCTCGCGATCGCGACGGGCGCGGCGGCCGGCGGCGTCGTGTTCGACGCGAACGGTGCGGCCGGCGTGTTCGTCGGCGCGGCCGTCGTGCTGGCCGTCGCGGTCGCGACGATCGTCACCGGCGTGCCGAAGCGGGTCGGCGTGGCGGTGTCGTAA
- a CDS encoding AraC family transcriptional regulator — protein MTYNPLLLIDRPNLIMSEPLLPPAPDVHDLVSELLLGMRLSGVQYRRIQVARPFGLSFGQAPGRAQFHFVGRGPVLLRDASGETMRLEAGDAILLPHGRMHALVSDPDAPCREINGFEAAKICDTVASVASAGTSPAACATTEPGAGDVLIFSACMELDLGGMQPLVGTMPEFMHVGTLLARYPEIRPMLDAMERESCSARAGFAGILARLADVVAAFIVRGWVECGCGDATGWVQALREPKLGRAIVALHRDPGRNWSVAELAAEAGVSRSVFAERFLAATGMTPVRYLTELRMRLAAQWIARDHEAIEAVAYRLGYGSLAAFSRAFKRVIGKPPGAVRADGEVASQH, from the coding sequence ATGACATACAATCCGCTCTTATTGATCGATCGTCCGAATCTCATCATGTCCGAGCCCCTGCTTCCTCCTGCCCCCGACGTGCACGATCTCGTCAGCGAGCTGCTGCTGGGGATGCGCCTGAGCGGCGTCCAGTACCGCCGTATCCAGGTCGCGCGGCCGTTCGGGCTGAGCTTCGGCCAGGCGCCGGGCCGCGCGCAGTTCCATTTCGTCGGGCGCGGGCCGGTGCTGCTGCGCGACGCATCCGGCGAAACGATGCGGCTCGAGGCCGGCGACGCCATCCTGCTGCCGCACGGGCGCATGCATGCGCTGGTATCCGATCCGGATGCGCCGTGCCGCGAGATCAACGGCTTCGAAGCCGCGAAGATCTGCGATACGGTCGCATCGGTGGCATCGGCCGGCACGTCGCCTGCGGCCTGCGCGACGACGGAGCCGGGCGCCGGCGATGTGCTGATCTTCAGCGCGTGCATGGAGCTCGATCTCGGCGGCATGCAGCCGCTGGTCGGCACGATGCCCGAGTTCATGCACGTCGGCACGCTGCTCGCGCGCTACCCGGAAATCCGCCCGATGCTCGACGCGATGGAACGCGAGTCCTGTTCGGCGCGCGCGGGTTTCGCGGGCATCCTCGCGCGGCTTGCCGACGTGGTCGCGGCGTTCATCGTGCGCGGCTGGGTCGAGTGCGGATGCGGCGACGCGACGGGCTGGGTGCAGGCGCTGCGCGAGCCGAAGCTCGGCCGCGCGATCGTCGCGCTGCATCGCGATCCGGGCCGCAACTGGAGCGTCGCGGAGCTGGCCGCCGAAGCGGGCGTGTCGCGCTCGGTGTTCGCCGAACGCTTTCTCGCGGCGACCGGCATGACGCCCGTACGCTACCTGACCGAGCTGCGGATGCGGCTCGCCGCGCAGTGGATCGCGCGCGACCACGAGGCGATCGAAGCCGTCGCGTACCGGCTCGGCTACGGTTCGCTCGCCGCGTTCAGCCGCGCGTTCAAGCGCGTGATCGGAAAACCGCCGGGCGCCGTGCGGGCGGATGGCGAGGTAGCCAGTCAGCACTGA
- a CDS encoding MFS transporter: MATVRPAASSPALHAAPNDLKRVAIASVIGTTVEWYDLFVFATASALVFNKVFFPSFVPLVGTLLAFGTFASAYLARIVGAALFGHFGDRLGRKSMLLVSLILMGCATFAIGLLPSYGAIGIWAPVSLLTLRIVQGLALGGEWGGAVLMAVEHAPAGKRGLFGSWVQIGVPAGTLIANLAFLVSSAMLTPESLLAWGWRIPFLASALLVGVGLYIRLNTTETPTFAKVKETAAQVKLPIAAVLGRYGKQVVLGGVATMSTGTAFNLMVAFGLTYGTQTLGYSRGAMLSIVLIACALCIVMLPLFGRLSDQIGRKPVIIGGILAEALFAFPMFWLLDSREFSFTLAGYLLMMTAFAANYGPIATFLAELFGTEVRYSGLSVSYMLSGLLGSAATPIVTTALLSATGRGSSVAWYMVASALVSALALLLLTETLKRDLSSNAHRDEPAGGRA, from the coding sequence ATGGCCACGGTTCGTCCCGCCGCCTCATCCCCCGCGCTTCATGCGGCCCCCAACGACCTGAAGCGCGTCGCCATCGCGAGCGTGATCGGCACGACGGTCGAATGGTATGACCTGTTCGTGTTCGCGACCGCGTCCGCGCTCGTATTCAACAAAGTGTTCTTCCCGAGTTTCGTGCCGCTCGTCGGCACGCTGCTCGCTTTCGGCACCTTCGCGTCCGCGTATCTCGCGCGCATCGTCGGGGCCGCGCTGTTCGGCCATTTCGGCGATCGGCTCGGACGCAAGTCGATGCTGCTGGTGTCGCTGATCCTGATGGGCTGCGCGACGTTCGCGATCGGCCTGTTGCCGAGCTATGGCGCGATCGGCATCTGGGCGCCCGTGTCGCTGCTGACGCTGCGCATCGTCCAGGGGCTCGCGCTTGGCGGCGAATGGGGCGGCGCGGTACTGATGGCAGTCGAGCATGCGCCTGCCGGCAAGCGCGGCCTGTTCGGTTCGTGGGTACAGATCGGCGTGCCCGCCGGCACGCTGATCGCGAATCTCGCGTTCCTCGTCAGCAGTGCGATGCTGACGCCTGAGTCGCTGCTCGCGTGGGGCTGGCGCATTCCGTTCCTCGCAAGCGCGCTGCTCGTCGGCGTCGGCCTGTATATCCGTTTGAACACGACCGAAACGCCGACCTTCGCGAAGGTCAAGGAAACCGCCGCGCAGGTGAAGCTCCCGATCGCCGCGGTGCTCGGCCGCTACGGCAAGCAAGTCGTGCTCGGCGGCGTCGCGACGATGTCGACCGGCACCGCGTTCAACCTGATGGTCGCGTTCGGGCTCACCTACGGCACCCAGACGCTCGGCTACTCGCGCGGCGCGATGCTGTCGATCGTGTTGATCGCCTGTGCGCTCTGCATCGTGATGCTGCCGCTGTTCGGCCGTCTGTCGGACCAGATCGGCCGCAAGCCCGTCATCATCGGCGGCATTCTCGCCGAGGCGCTGTTTGCGTTCCCGATGTTCTGGCTGCTCGACAGCCGCGAATTCTCGTTCACGCTCGCGGGCTACTTGCTGATGATGACCGCGTTCGCGGCGAACTACGGTCCGATCGCGACCTTCCTCGCCGAACTGTTCGGCACCGAAGTGCGCTATTCGGGGCTGTCGGTCAGCTACATGCTGTCGGGCCTGCTCGGCAGCGCCGCCACGCCGATCGTAACGACCGCGCTGCTGTCGGCGACCGGGCGCGGCTCGTCGGTCGCGTGGTACATGGTTGCGTCCGCGCTGGTATCCGCCCTCGCGCTCCTGCTGCTCACCGAAACGCTCAAACGCGATTTGT